A genomic segment from Neobacillus sp. YX16 encodes:
- a CDS encoding CDGSH iron-sulfur domain-containing protein yields the protein MENRIKISDNGPLEVTGEFQLVDSEGNEYTKKAKVYLCRCGLSNKKPFCDGSHKRGGFESSPRASG from the coding sequence ATGGAAAATAGAATAAAAATATCTGATAATGGTCCATTGGAAGTAACCGGTGAGTTTCAATTAGTTGATTCAGAGGGTAATGAATATACGAAAAAAGCAAAAGTTTATCTTTGCAGGTGCGGACTGTCCAACAAGAAACCATTTTGTGATGGGTCACATAAAAGAGGCGGATTTGAAAGCAGCCCAAGAGCTTCAGGATAA
- the folE gene encoding GTP cyclohydrolase I FolE produces MEENGNLINVTTFTEAIKQLIKLCGDDPERDGLQETPYRVLKAFLEYTEGYHEDPKLHLEKTFDIHHKGLILIKDIEFYSLCEHHFSPFFGVAHIGYIPKEKITGLSKMARLVEGYAKRFQVQERLTTQIAEAIEEVLEPEGTIVVVEAKHMCMCSRGIKKANAVTTTSSLLGIYENRPDLRAEFYSLIKNARE; encoded by the coding sequence ATTGAGGAAAATGGTAACTTAATCAATGTTACGACTTTTACTGAAGCAATAAAACAATTAATTAAACTTTGCGGTGATGACCCAGAGCGTGATGGATTACAGGAAACACCATATAGAGTGCTTAAAGCCTTCCTTGAGTACACGGAAGGCTATCATGAAGACCCTAAACTTCACTTAGAAAAAACCTTTGATATCCACCATAAGGGGCTTATTTTAATAAAAGATATCGAGTTTTATTCTTTATGCGAACATCATTTTTCTCCATTCTTTGGAGTTGCACATATTGGCTATATCCCAAAGGAGAAAATAACCGGCCTTTCCAAAATGGCGCGTTTGGTGGAAGGCTATGCTAAAAGATTCCAGGTCCAGGAGCGACTTACGACACAGATAGCGGAAGCCATTGAAGAAGTCTTAGAGCCAGAAGGAACAATTGTTGTCGTTGAAGCGAAGCATATGTGTATGTGCAGCAGAGGAATAAAGAAGGCGAATGCCGTGACCACAACATCGAGCCTTCTTGGCATCTATGAAAATCGACCAGATCTTCGAGCTGAATTTTATTCACTTATAAAAAACGCAAGGGAGTAG
- a CDS encoding winged helix-turn-helix transcriptional regulator, which yields MSILVNHLSEPRRRIIGIIKNKGSSTISELAGSMDMSGEAVRQHLVQLEKEGWVTRFSENNGVGRPLWQYRLTTAGEHLFNKNYDQLTIEVFDTLTLLGEDVLKNLLSAMIEERIRQWEPKLAGLSTIERLDILKDFYKKDDSFMELENKDNSYSLIERNCPFHNVAIKRPILCSVSVSVLTHLLGCSVKREKRLQNGDGCCAFQVLLNEPITENTSRIIIEDE from the coding sequence ATGAGTATCCTCGTTAATCATTTGTCAGAACCGCGCCGCAGAATCATTGGCATAATAAAAAATAAAGGATCATCGACGATTAGCGAGCTGGCTGGAAGCATGGATATGAGTGGCGAAGCCGTACGTCAACATCTCGTACAACTAGAAAAAGAAGGGTGGGTTACTCGCTTTTCAGAGAATAACGGTGTTGGCCGTCCTTTATGGCAGTACCGATTAACCACAGCAGGGGAACATCTATTCAATAAAAATTATGATCAATTAACGATTGAGGTTTTCGATACGTTAACACTTTTAGGGGAGGATGTACTTAAAAACCTTCTATCTGCGATGATTGAGGAAAGAATTCGCCAGTGGGAACCAAAGTTAGCTGGATTAAGTACAATCGAACGCTTAGACATATTAAAGGACTTTTATAAGAAAGATGACTCATTTATGGAACTAGAAAACAAAGATAATTCATATTCCCTTATAGAGCGTAACTGTCCATTCCATAATGTTGCTATAAAGCGGCCAATACTTTGTAGTGTAAGCGTTTCTGTATTAACTCATTTATTAGGGTGTTCTGTAAAGAGAGAGAAACGACTTCAGAATGGTGATGGATGTTGTGCATTTCAGGTTTTATTGAATGAACCTATAACTGAAAACACATCACGTATCATCATTGAGGATGAGTAA
- a CDS encoding VanZ family protein, which produces MLGSHMDSNLLDTVLGTDMDIHHSPFYCMEDRCPRNGRPQQPSLNNRMGDIMKEIVKEVGSMKKSFLVSLIISIALFLILSPVLFQLLAYLHPVVLGVILFCLVLAVFFLVLLIRKQTLHFPYSKLRILLILYSIALFILLFFRPSDQIYQSINLVPFSTITFYLSGKVNGLVSFYNLAANIALFIPFGIFLKMKERSIFQLVYIPILFISLIELLQYFTVRGSLDIDDLILNVLGFFIGYLVYPLFTKIFKVSLQK; this is translated from the coding sequence ATGTTGGGTAGCCATATGGATAGTAACCTGTTGGATACGGTGCTGGGTACGGATATGGATATCCACCATAGCCCCTTTTACTGTATGGAGGATAGATGTCCAAGGAATGGGCGCCCGCAGCAGCCTTCCTTAAATAATAGAATGGGTGATATAATGAAAGAAATCGTTAAAGAGGTCGGTTCTATGAAAAAATCATTTCTAGTATCCTTGATTATATCTATCGCTCTATTTCTAATATTGTCTCCTGTCCTATTTCAATTACTGGCCTATCTTCACCCGGTCGTTTTAGGTGTTATTTTATTCTGTTTGGTTTTGGCAGTCTTCTTCCTAGTCTTATTAATTCGCAAACAAACCTTACATTTTCCCTATTCAAAATTACGTATTCTATTAATACTTTACTCTATTGCTTTATTCATTTTGCTATTCTTCCGACCTAGTGACCAAATCTATCAGTCCATTAACCTGGTGCCTTTTTCCACCATTACCTTTTATTTATCCGGAAAAGTGAACGGGTTAGTTTCCTTTTATAATTTGGCAGCAAATATAGCCTTGTTCATTCCATTTGGAATTTTTCTGAAAATGAAAGAACGCAGTATTTTTCAATTAGTTTATATCCCTATTCTTTTCATTTCCTTGATAGAGTTGCTTCAATATTTTACTGTAAGAGGCAGCCTGGATATTGATGATCTCATCTTAAATGTACTAGGATTTTTTATTGGTTATCTTGTATATCCACTTTTCACAAAGATTTTTAAAGTCTCTCTACAAAAATAA
- a CDS encoding arsenic transporter, whose amino-acid sequence MYHPTTVIITIFAFFITMVMIFIRPKNMNEAIPATIGAIIVMLSGSVSLTDLLDISSKVTGAAVTIIATIVMAIVLESFGFFRWTAALMLKVSKGSGIRLFWYTLLLCFLMTMFFNNDGSILITTPILILIFKNIGLKNRQKIPYLLSGALIATASSAPIGVSNIVNLIALKIIGMDLYLQTAMMFVPATIGLLFLAFLLLLVFKKDIPKEIRLHSYTLPLLNNNRFHPLQRKNEDMFEKQKKLMIQMLIFVFIVRISLFVASFLNISVSLVAVLGSIILLIWRWIHLKKNPKDVLTKIPWHVLIFAFSMYILIYGLHNIGLTTLMVDQLSSIVNGSLLHASVTMGIITAFLSNIFNNHPALMVSTLALTEMGLKPLLTQTVYLANIIGSDIGSLILPIGTLATLLWLDILKKNNIKISWLDYIKVTIIVIPPTLVFTLLSLYLWLLLVFV is encoded by the coding sequence ATGTATCATCCAACGACGGTGATCATAACCATATTTGCTTTTTTTATAACTATGGTGATGATATTTATCCGTCCGAAAAATATGAATGAAGCTATCCCTGCAACGATTGGGGCAATCATTGTCATGCTAAGCGGAAGCGTTTCGCTAACTGACTTATTAGATATAAGCTCGAAAGTAACGGGAGCAGCGGTAACGATTATCGCAACCATCGTTATGGCAATCGTTCTTGAAAGTTTCGGCTTCTTTAGATGGACGGCAGCACTAATGTTAAAAGTATCAAAAGGGTCCGGAATTCGTTTGTTCTGGTATACATTATTACTATGTTTTTTAATGACAATGTTTTTTAACAATGATGGTAGTATTCTCATTACCACACCAATACTCATCCTGATTTTTAAAAATATCGGTTTAAAGAACCGACAAAAGATTCCCTATTTATTAAGCGGTGCATTAATTGCAACTGCTTCGAGCGCACCAATAGGGGTAAGTAATATTGTAAATTTAATTGCTCTAAAAATTATCGGAATGGATCTCTATCTGCAAACAGCGATGATGTTTGTTCCCGCTACCATTGGACTACTATTTTTGGCTTTTCTGCTCCTCCTCGTTTTCAAGAAGGACATCCCTAAAGAAATCCGGCTTCATTCCTACACCTTGCCATTGTTAAATAACAACCGCTTTCATCCACTACAAAGAAAAAACGAGGATATGTTTGAAAAACAAAAGAAACTAATGATCCAAATGCTCATCTTTGTATTTATTGTTAGAATCAGCCTTTTTGTAGCCTCATTTTTGAACATTTCTGTTTCATTGGTAGCTGTTCTTGGTTCAATCATTTTATTAATTTGGAGATGGATTCATTTAAAGAAAAATCCAAAAGACGTATTAACCAAAATTCCATGGCATGTCTTAATTTTCGCTTTTAGCATGTATATTCTAATATATGGATTACACAATATTGGATTAACGACCCTAATGGTGGACCAACTAAGTTCCATTGTAAATGGCAGTTTACTTCACGCCAGCGTAACCATGGGAATCATAACAGCCTTCTTATCCAATATTTTTAACAACCATCCTGCCTTAATGGTTTCGACACTGGCATTAACTGAAATGGGATTAAAACCATTATTAACCCAGACCGTCTACTTGGCTAATATTATTGGGAGTGATATCGGTTCCTTAATCCTGCCTATAGGGACCCTGGCAACATTATTATGGCTGGATATCCTCAAGAAGAATAATATAAAAATATCCTGGTTGGATTATATAAAAGTTACCATTATTGTCATTCCGCCAACATTAGTCTTCACCCTCCTAAGTTTATACCTATGGTTACTGCTCGTCTTTGTATAA
- a CDS encoding CotH kinase family protein translates to MLKYEIFINPKWLKKMEDDIWENEHFPAVLKIDDNRYKIGITYRGNVIRKKKKKSYNIIFQNPYLVEAAHEIHLNAEYDDISLSRNKLSLDFFDRIGVISPHSKHVLLYINGFCKGIYLELESFDQHLLKKRNLPVGPIIYATNYFANFSLLSPENELKTSLDEGYTIKYGEPNDLSLLEDFIEMINTFPNEEFEKEVGKILDIEKYLRWLAGVVCTQNFDGFIHNYALYLNTKNNLFEITPWDYDGTWGRDLHGRTLEHDFVPLSGYNTLTGRILHIYPYRSKYKEIMSSILENHFNVETLEPIIKGQFQTLKPFIRTDPYINMDEEYFDKEIDVIVKFIINRNGYLKKELAFL, encoded by the coding sequence TTGTTAAAATACGAAATCTTCATTAATCCAAAATGGCTTAAGAAAATGGAAGATGATATTTGGGAGAATGAGCATTTCCCTGCAGTCTTAAAAATTGACGATAATCGATACAAGATCGGAATCACCTATCGGGGAAATGTGATTAGAAAGAAGAAGAAAAAGTCCTATAATATTATTTTTCAAAACCCATATCTTGTCGAAGCTGCTCACGAAATTCATCTAAATGCAGAATACGATGACATTTCACTAAGCCGCAATAAGCTCTCTCTTGATTTTTTCGATCGTATTGGTGTAATTTCTCCACACTCTAAGCACGTACTTCTTTATATAAATGGTTTTTGTAAAGGAATTTATTTAGAGCTGGAATCGTTTGATCAACATCTTTTAAAAAAAAGAAATCTTCCAGTTGGACCCATCATATATGCCACCAATTATTTTGCAAACTTTTCCTTACTCTCGCCTGAGAACGAACTAAAAACCAGTTTAGATGAGGGATACACGATAAAATATGGAGAACCAAATGATCTGTCTTTGTTAGAGGACTTCATTGAAATGATCAACACCTTTCCTAATGAGGAGTTTGAAAAGGAAGTTGGTAAAATCCTAGATATTGAGAAATACCTAAGATGGCTTGCCGGGGTTGTATGTACTCAGAACTTTGACGGCTTTATCCATAACTATGCTCTTTATCTAAATACCAAAAACAACCTGTTTGAAATAACCCCTTGGGACTATGATGGGACCTGGGGAAGAGACCTTCATGGAAGAACGCTAGAACACGATTTTGTTCCCCTTAGTGGCTATAATACCTTGACGGGCAGGATTCTCCATATTTACCCATATCGATCTAAATACAAGGAAATCATGTCTTCGATTTTAGAAAATCACTTTAATGTGGAAACATTGGAACCGATAATTAAAGGGCAATTTCAAACATTAAAGCCGTTTATTAGGACAGATCCCTATATAAATATGGATGAGGAATATTTTGATAAAGAAATAGATGTCATTGTGAAGTTTATTATAAATAGAAATGGTTATTTAAAAAAAGAACTGGCATTTTTATGA
- a CDS encoding DUF2642 domain-containing protein produces the protein MKIKDHIGTYIKLEISGNKPISGILIDIGSDLWVIYNGYDYLYIPTVHIQNWKFPKEEEMDEIITLSDDQSPIFNPNEEISLRKTLTAAKGIFTEIYVTSKQAIHGYIISIMNNYFVFYSPIYKTMFISLNHLKWLIPYTNNQRPYGLSNANLPVNPSNITFARSFEVQIEKLVGTLIVFNIGENENVMGKIMGIKNNFIELITAKGNPVFLNLQHIKTVHMT, from the coding sequence ATGAAAATAAAAGACCATATTGGTACCTATATTAAACTAGAAATCTCCGGAAATAAGCCTATAAGCGGAATCTTAATCGACATCGGCAGTGACTTGTGGGTTATTTACAATGGTTATGATTATTTATACATCCCTACCGTTCATATTCAAAATTGGAAGTTTCCGAAAGAAGAAGAAATGGATGAAATCATTACTCTATCAGATGACCAATCTCCTATATTTAACCCTAACGAGGAAATTTCATTGCGAAAAACCCTTACGGCAGCAAAGGGCATCTTCACAGAAATATATGTTACGAGTAAACAAGCCATTCACGGTTATATTATCAGCATCATGAACAATTATTTTGTTTTTTACTCTCCTATTTATAAAACGATGTTTATCTCCCTCAACCATTTAAAATGGTTAATTCCGTATACAAATAACCAGCGTCCCTATGGTTTAAGCAACGCGAATTTGCCAGTTAATCCATCTAACATAACATTCGCACGTTCATTTGAAGTCCAGATTGAAAAATTAGTTGGAACATTAATTGTATTTAATATTGGAGAAAATGAGAATGTTATGGGGAAAATCATGGGAATAAAAAATAATTTCATTGAATTGATCACGGCTAAAGGAAACCCGGTCTTTTTAAATCTTCAACATATCAAAACCGTCCATATGACGTAA
- a CDS encoding M14 family metallopeptidase codes for MDIYVRQGDSLWYFSQLYGINLQLIVDSNRDIQPNQLAAGQRIRIPGFVAQSYQIRRGDSFWGIAQRSNLSLDALLLANPNVNPNRLSIGQTIRVPLRITWRLVQGKQHYDFSRMMNDIARLQNVYPFLRVTNAGNSVLGNRIPEVLIGNGGKRVHYNAAFHANEWITTPVLMTFLNDYCLSLTNGNSIRGLSTSPLYQQTLLSLVPMVNPDGVSLVMNGPPENETWRNRVIELNRGSTDFSGWKANIRGVDLNDQFPARWELEKARNPSQPGPRDYVGEHPLSEPEAVAMADLTRKRDFARVLAFHTQGEVIYWGFENLEPPESEILVNEFARVSGYQPVKTIESYAGYKDWFIQDWRRPGFTVELGSGTNPLPISQFDEIYEKTLGIFLAALYM; via the coding sequence ATGGATATCTATGTGAGGCAAGGCGATTCTTTATGGTATTTCAGCCAACTGTATGGAATAAATCTTCAGCTGATAGTCGATTCTAATCGTGATATTCAACCAAACCAGCTTGCAGCAGGACAGCGGATTCGTATTCCCGGTTTTGTTGCCCAGAGTTATCAGATTAGACGTGGTGATTCTTTTTGGGGGATTGCCCAAAGGAGTAATCTTTCACTTGATGCATTGCTGCTTGCTAACCCTAATGTAAATCCGAATCGATTGTCTATAGGGCAAACCATCAGGGTTCCACTTAGGATAACCTGGAGGCTGGTACAAGGTAAGCAGCATTATGATTTTAGCAGAATGATGAATGATATCGCTCGTTTGCAAAATGTTTACCCATTTCTGCGTGTAACAAACGCTGGAAATTCAGTTCTTGGCAATCGGATTCCTGAAGTTCTTATTGGCAATGGCGGAAAAAGAGTTCATTATAATGCTGCTTTTCATGCAAATGAATGGATAACGACTCCTGTCTTAATGACGTTTTTAAATGATTATTGTTTATCGCTTACGAATGGAAATTCCATCCGTGGTCTATCTACTTCACCTTTATACCAACAAACGCTGCTCTCTCTTGTGCCAATGGTTAATCCTGATGGTGTTAGTCTAGTCATGAATGGTCCTCCTGAAAATGAAACATGGAGAAATAGAGTGATAGAACTTAATCGGGGCAGTACTGATTTTTCAGGCTGGAAAGCCAATATTAGAGGGGTAGATCTAAATGACCAGTTCCCTGCCCGTTGGGAATTAGAGAAAGCAAGGAACCCTAGTCAGCCTGGGCCGCGTGATTATGTAGGTGAGCATCCTTTATCCGAGCCCGAAGCTGTAGCAATGGCCGATTTAACGAGAAAACGTGATTTTGCTCGAGTGCTTGCCTTCCATACCCAAGGTGAAGTTATCTACTGGGGATTCGAAAACCTGGAACCGCCAGAATCAGAAATTCTAGTTAATGAGTTTGCCAGAGTCAGTGGGTACCAGCCTGTTAAAACCATTGAGAGCTATGCTGGGTATAAGGATTGGTTCATACAAGATTGGCGTCGGCCTGGATTTACCGTCGAGCTCGGCAGCGGAACCAACCCCCTCCCTATCTCCCAATTTGACGAAATTTATGAGAAGACACTTGGAATCTTTTTGGCGGCGTTGTATATGTAG
- a CDS encoding thiol-disulfide oxidoreductase DCC family protein has product MESIILFDGVCNLCNSGVQFIIKRDLKCHFKFASLQSETGQMLLNKYRVNNKIDSIIVIENEEVYIKSSAALHIARYLDGYWRYLTILKVLPPFVRDFLYDILAKNRYKWFGKKDSCMLPTLEMKKRFLE; this is encoded by the coding sequence ATGGAAAGTATCATATTATTTGACGGGGTATGTAACCTTTGTAATAGCGGAGTACAATTCATTATCAAAAGAGATTTGAAGTGTCATTTTAAGTTCGCTTCTCTCCAAAGTGAAACGGGACAGATGCTTTTAAACAAATACAGGGTTAATAATAAGATAGACAGTATTATCGTCATTGAAAATGAAGAAGTTTATATAAAATCTAGTGCAGCACTACATATTGCTCGGTACCTTGATGGTTACTGGAGATACTTAACAATCTTGAAGGTCCTCCCTCCTTTTGTTAGAGATTTCCTATATGACATTTTGGCAAAAAATCGTTACAAATGGTTTGGAAAAAAGGATTCTTGTATGCTGCCTACCTTGGAAATGAAAAAGAGATTTTTAGAGTAA
- a CDS encoding VOC family protein — translation MKGQITPYLSFNGNAKQALEFYKEALGAEVTGVQTFGEADYPTPPEADDRIMHAQLKKGGISIMFSDTFPGQSVVVGSNISLTLEPESDEEIQNLYDALSKGGKQLMELEDTFWGAKYGRVQDSFGIIWELNYQKS, via the coding sequence ATGAAGGGTCAAATTACGCCATATTTATCTTTTAATGGGAATGCGAAACAAGCATTGGAGTTCTATAAGGAAGCATTAGGTGCGGAAGTTACAGGAGTTCAAACATTTGGTGAAGCAGATTACCCAACTCCACCTGAAGCAGATGATCGAATCATGCATGCGCAGCTAAAAAAAGGTGGCATTTCGATTATGTTTTCGGACACCTTCCCAGGTCAATCGGTCGTAGTGGGGTCTAACATTTCGCTCACACTTGAGCCGGAGAGTGATGAAGAAATTCAAAATCTATACGATGCTCTTTCTAAAGGCGGCAAGCAGCTTATGGAGCTAGAGGACACTTTTTGGGGTGCGAAATATGGAAGGGTCCAGGATTCCTTCGGGATTATTTGGGAATTGAATTATCAAAAATCATAA